Proteins co-encoded in one Bacillus infantis NRRL B-14911 genomic window:
- a CDS encoding MerR family transcriptional regulator, with amino-acid sequence METQFMKAYTIKEVSKKIGVPSGTLRQWEKDLNGLLVIPRSKQGVRFFTDTEIELLGKIKEMREKNLSKEMIRHLMQIHLDGRGEEDAAPLPASPPAVTRSLEANPVNDMELFMEALDSYKESFLADIRAEIRNGIRKEVLEEVKKEISRGSVHTVKTISDSIYKTAEGTKSQLKSLSHKIEQVSEDTSETFGAFSEEVARASEGTSEQIRQLTARVSDSSEAASEEFKTMIHYISKSAEITNHEITSLIDTLNKDRDAYLHAMNEEREQYRVDIKQREDIFQDFVVGFRQAAAAEEKAKKGWKFWK; translated from the coding sequence ATGGAAACTCAATTTATGAAAGCTTACACGATTAAAGAGGTATCAAAGAAAATAGGAGTTCCTTCCGGTACACTCCGGCAATGGGAAAAAGATTTGAATGGCCTTCTTGTAATTCCCCGGTCCAAGCAGGGGGTGCGCTTTTTTACTGATACAGAAATTGAGCTATTGGGAAAAATTAAAGAGATGCGCGAGAAAAATCTCAGCAAGGAAATGATCCGCCATCTTATGCAGATCCACCTGGACGGGCGCGGCGAAGAAGATGCCGCCCCATTGCCGGCATCTCCTCCAGCCGTTACAAGAAGCCTTGAGGCGAATCCTGTAAATGATATGGAACTCTTTATGGAAGCCCTTGATAGCTACAAAGAAAGCTTTCTTGCTGATATCCGTGCTGAAATCAGGAATGGCATCCGAAAGGAAGTGCTTGAAGAAGTAAAAAAAGAGATTTCCAGGGGATCGGTGCACACAGTCAAAACAATATCCGATTCTATTTATAAAACAGCTGAAGGCACGAAATCCCAGCTTAAAAGCCTGTCTCACAAAATCGAACAGGTTTCAGAAGATACCTCCGAAACATTCGGAGCTTTTTCAGAAGAGGTTGCGAGGGCTTCGGAAGGCACTTCTGAGCAGATCCGCCAATTGACGGCACGTGTGTCGGATTCCTCGGAAGCGGCTTCTGAAGAATTCAAAACGATGATCCACTATATTTCAAAATCTGCGGAAATAACGAATCACGAGATTACCAGCCTCATTGATACACTGAATAAGGACCGTGATGCCTATCTTCATGCCATGAATGAAGAGAGAGAGCAATATCGGGTGGATATCAAACAGCGAGAAGATATCTTCCAGGATTTTGTCGTCGGCTTCCGCCAGGCAGCTGCTGCAGAGGAAAAGGCAAAAAAAGGCTGGAAATTCTGGAAATAA
- a CDS encoding cytochrome P450 family protein — protein sequence MFNGNHQDNPEAYRIFSKEFIQNPYPGYRKLREEQPVYKTVMPDGQTGWVITKYEDAVAALKDKRFIKDFSKLYGGQMDHESIFTENMLFSDPPDHKRLRGLVQKAFTPRMIENMRGRIKEIADQLLDRMENKEEITLIDDYAFPLPIIVISEILGVPTEDQDKFRIWSNSLIEGSNGENWNEIQQHMNEFVKYLGEWFAFLRDNPRDDLISQLINAEEGGDKLTEKELYGVVSLLIIAGHETTVNLIGNGILSLLENPDQLKLLREKPELIHNAVEELLRYNGPVEYSTSRWAIEDVEFQGQTIRKGELVIAALNSANRDDEKFADPDVLDITREKSPHLAFGKGIHLCLGAPLARLEGEIAILALLERFPEIGLNASPDELEWRPGMIVRGVKELPLRVR from the coding sequence GTGTTTAATGGAAACCATCAAGACAACCCGGAAGCATACAGGATTTTTTCAAAAGAGTTTATCCAAAACCCTTATCCCGGCTACCGTAAGCTCAGAGAAGAACAGCCAGTCTATAAAACCGTCATGCCTGATGGACAGACAGGCTGGGTCATTACGAAATATGAAGACGCAGTTGCAGCATTGAAGGACAAGCGCTTCATTAAGGACTTTTCCAAACTTTACGGCGGCCAGATGGATCATGAGAGCATCTTTACAGAGAATATGCTCTTCTCTGATCCTCCTGACCACAAACGGCTTCGCGGTCTGGTCCAGAAAGCATTCACTCCGAGGATGATTGAAAACATGCGCGGCAGGATCAAGGAAATAGCAGACCAGCTTCTGGACAGGATGGAAAACAAGGAAGAAATCACCCTGATCGATGATTATGCTTTCCCCCTTCCGATCATCGTCATTTCGGAAATCCTTGGTGTCCCAACAGAAGACCAGGACAAGTTCAGGATCTGGTCCAACTCTTTGATTGAAGGGTCAAATGGCGAGAATTGGAATGAAATCCAGCAGCATATGAATGAATTTGTCAAGTACCTGGGCGAATGGTTTGCATTTTTGCGCGATAATCCGCGTGATGACTTGATCAGCCAGCTTATCAATGCTGAAGAAGGCGGGGATAAGCTGACAGAAAAAGAATTGTATGGCGTCGTCTCCCTGCTGATTATTGCGGGCCATGAAACCACCGTCAACCTGATCGGAAACGGGATCCTGTCCCTGCTTGAAAATCCAGATCAGCTAAAGCTTCTGAGGGAGAAACCGGAACTCATCCATAATGCCGTAGAAGAACTTCTGCGCTACAATGGGCCTGTAGAATACAGCACGTCCCGCTGGGCAATAGAGGATGTCGAATTCCAGGGGCAGACGATCAGAAAAGGCGAGCTGGTCATTGCTGCACTGAATTCTGCCAATCGCGATGATGAGAAATTTGCGGATCCGGACGTACTGGATATTACGCGGGAGAAGAGCCCCCATCTTGCTTTTGGCAAGGGCATCCACCTGTGCCTCGGTGCACCACTGGCTCGTTTAGAAGGCGAGATAGCCATCCTAGCCCTGCTGGAAAGGTTCCCGGAAATCGGTCTGAATGCTTCACCGGATGAGCTAGAGTGGCGCCCTGGCATGATTGTCAGAGGCGTTAAAGAGCTTCCTTTGAGGGTCAGATAA
- a CDS encoding lipid II flippase Amj family protein, which yields MAAFITGKLLIIALLLLVITAVETLAYSARLSGARVGLIATALSLFSSIVLISRFSTLFQQPMTAKLADLAPEGDKLGFLEDQYRFLLFVSSAGVVLGIMLFPTFIGIFSRTIVQLSEEKGSYIKVLKKGFTIASLKKTAACFRFPRLSYLDGITYQTVPKRLFAVNVLISGIYTVGILAALYASALAPEYQGAAMMSSGIINGFATIMLTLFVDPKASILADRVANKKAGYVYLKSYSLTMVTSKFAGTLFAQALFLPAAYYVAWFSKWI from the coding sequence ATGGCGGCTTTCATTACAGGAAAACTCCTTATCATAGCCCTGCTTCTGCTGGTCATCACGGCTGTAGAAACACTGGCTTATTCGGCAAGGCTGTCAGGGGCAAGGGTCGGCCTTATTGCCACTGCTTTGTCCCTTTTCAGCTCGATTGTCCTTATATCCAGGTTTTCCACTCTTTTTCAGCAGCCGATGACAGCAAAATTGGCCGATTTAGCTCCTGAAGGGGACAAGCTTGGCTTTCTGGAGGACCAATACCGATTCCTTTTATTCGTCTCATCTGCCGGGGTCGTGCTCGGCATAATGCTGTTCCCAACCTTCATCGGCATTTTTTCGAGGACCATTGTCCAGCTGTCGGAAGAAAAAGGATCATATATCAAAGTGCTGAAAAAAGGGTTTACAATAGCAAGCCTCAAAAAAACAGCTGCCTGCTTCCGTTTTCCGAGGCTCTCTTATCTGGACGGCATCACTTATCAGACGGTGCCTAAACGCTTGTTTGCCGTTAATGTCCTGATTTCCGGGATTTATACAGTGGGCATCCTTGCGGCACTGTATGCTTCGGCGCTGGCTCCTGAATACCAGGGGGCAGCCATGATGTCATCAGGCATCATCAATGGCTTCGCCACCATTATGCTGACCCTTTTTGTTGATCCGAAAGCGTCTATACTCGCCGACAGGGTCGCCAATAAAAAGGCCGGCTATGTGTATTTGAAGAGCTATTCACTGACCATGGTGACAAGTAAATTCGCCGGGACGCTTTTTGCACAGGCATTATTCTTGCCCGCTGCTTATTATGTTGCCTGGTTTTCTAAATGGATTTAG
- a CDS encoding AbrB family transcriptional regulator, with protein MQIISNNKGFLAAFFIALAGGIIFTLLHLPIPWLLGSLTAILAASRFIPFKLEWPRKLRDAGILMVGYSIGLTFTKDAVSQMSGKLPSMLAMTLLTIAFSVLLAVIVSRISGIDFPTVLTGSIPGGLSQMLVFAEESEGIDLTTVTFLQVARLLMIVFFVPFLVLGPLLSGEAGPAAILQEEIPQWSALFPAVIPFIFASLAGAYLGKKLRLPTPYLLGPIVATALMGIYFTRGPALPPSLLDLSQFFIGGHIGLLMRPEKLHHKTKTISLALLSGALLIGLSLLLSILLAFEYDLSSATSFLSLAPGGMDQMGILAHEVHADLATVTGYQLFRIFFIFFAVPPALRWYFRLRTRKRTAKRA; from the coding sequence ATGCAAATCATTTCAAATAATAAGGGGTTCCTGGCTGCTTTTTTCATCGCTCTTGCCGGCGGTATAATTTTTACTCTCCTTCACCTGCCGATTCCCTGGCTGCTGGGCAGTCTGACGGCCATTCTTGCTGCCAGCCGGTTCATCCCCTTCAAGCTGGAATGGCCAAGAAAGCTGAGGGACGCAGGGATCCTCATGGTCGGATACAGCATCGGTCTGACATTCACAAAGGATGCAGTCAGCCAGATGTCAGGAAAACTGCCTAGCATGCTTGCCATGACCCTGCTTACCATTGCATTCTCGGTCCTCCTTGCCGTCATCGTTTCCCGCATATCCGGAATTGATTTTCCGACGGTCCTTACAGGAAGCATTCCTGGCGGGCTTTCGCAAATGCTTGTTTTTGCAGAAGAATCAGAAGGGATTGACTTGACGACAGTTACGTTTCTGCAGGTTGCAAGGCTGCTGATGATCGTCTTCTTTGTCCCTTTTTTAGTATTAGGTCCGCTTTTATCAGGAGAAGCGGGGCCTGCTGCTATCCTTCAGGAAGAAATACCGCAATGGAGTGCCTTGTTTCCGGCTGTCATACCCTTTATCTTCGCTTCACTGGCAGGTGCTTATCTGGGGAAAAAGTTAAGGCTGCCGACACCTTATCTGCTCGGCCCCATTGTCGCAACCGCTTTGATGGGGATATATTTTACGAGAGGACCTGCGCTTCCTCCTTCCCTGCTGGATCTGTCCCAGTTTTTCATCGGCGGCCATATCGGCCTCCTTATGAGGCCGGAAAAGCTCCATCACAAAACTAAAACCATCTCACTTGCCCTTTTAAGCGGCGCTCTGCTTATCGGTTTATCCCTTTTATTAAGTATCCTGCTGGCATTCGAGTACGATCTTTCATCTGCCACCAGCTTTCTCAGCCTTGCTCCAGGAGGAATGGACCAAATGGGAATCCTGGCACACGAGGTTCATGCAGATCTGGCCACAGTCACCGGCTATCAGCTTTTCCGGATCTTTTTTATCTTTTTCGCCGTCCCCCCTGCACTGCGCTGGTATTTCCGCCTTCGGACACGCAAGAGAACGGCAAAGAGGGCCTGA
- a CDS encoding GNAT family N-acetyltransferase produces the protein MFIRKANRAETEQLLYTTVHVMEESSMGHLQNDPQKGLGAFIPALQSGAFFYVAIHDYNILGWLMAGRDTNPVNGNNAAFLYSLYVFPPYRKLGVGRMLMSHAVEVFRREGYEKVQLNVFQGNPAKRMYEKIGFHDISTVMEMKF, from the coding sequence TTGTTTATACGAAAAGCAAATCGGGCTGAAACAGAACAGCTGCTATATACAACCGTGCATGTGATGGAGGAAAGCTCAATGGGGCATCTTCAGAATGATCCCCAAAAGGGATTGGGTGCATTTATTCCGGCGCTGCAGAGTGGGGCATTCTTTTATGTGGCAATCCATGATTACAATATCCTTGGCTGGCTGATGGCAGGAAGGGATACGAATCCTGTAAATGGAAACAATGCGGCATTTTTGTATTCTCTTTATGTGTTCCCGCCCTACAGAAAGCTTGGGGTTGGAAGGATGCTGATGTCCCACGCGGTAGAAGTGTTCAGGCGGGAGGGATATGAAAAGGTACAGCTGAATGTTTTTCAGGGAAATCCCGCCAAGAGGATGTACGAGAAAATTGGCTTTCATGATATATCAACAGTGATGGAAATGAAGTTTTAG
- a CDS encoding response regulator transcription factor: protein MTGELILLVDDDPDIQNIQKAYLSKEGFRLAFAATGAEAVQLAGSLEPDLIILDVALPDMDGFEVCRIIRTKTKVPILFLSGREDDIDQIIGHRIGGDDYITKPFSPPVLVAKVKSHIRRYKELSGSPKAASNGRALIFGELAIDRDCCEVTREGKPISLAAKEFQLLCCLAENAGRVFSAEHLFDSIWGKDSFGDIRTVMVHISNLRKKIEQDPARPEYIITVRGMGYKFNGG, encoded by the coding sequence ATGACTGGTGAATTAATTCTGCTGGTTGATGATGATCCTGACATTCAGAATATTCAAAAGGCTTATTTATCTAAGGAAGGCTTTAGGCTTGCCTTTGCAGCAACAGGTGCAGAGGCGGTGCAACTGGCAGGAAGCCTGGAGCCGGACTTGATCATCCTGGATGTGGCGCTGCCGGACATGGATGGATTTGAGGTTTGCCGCATCATCAGAACAAAGACAAAGGTTCCGATCCTTTTCCTTAGTGGAAGGGAAGATGATATAGATCAGATAATAGGTCACAGGATAGGCGGCGATGACTATATAACGAAACCGTTCAGCCCGCCAGTGCTCGTTGCAAAGGTAAAGAGCCATATTAGAAGATATAAAGAGCTGTCAGGAAGCCCAAAGGCTGCTAGTAATGGACGGGCATTAATATTTGGAGAGCTGGCTATTGACAGGGACTGCTGTGAAGTGACGAGGGAGGGAAAGCCCATCTCTCTGGCTGCAAAGGAATTTCAGCTGCTCTGCTGCCTCGCTGAAAATGCCGGCCGTGTCTTCAGTGCAGAGCATTTATTCGATTCCATTTGGGGAAAAGACAGCTTTGGGGATATCAGGACTGTTATGGTCCATATCAGCAATCTCCGCAAGAAAATCGAACAGGACCCGGCCCGGCCGGAATATATTATCACAGTCAGGGGCATGGGCTATAAATTCAATGGAGGTTGA
- a CDS encoding DEAD/DEAH box helicase encodes MNFKHLGISDPLIHKLAAQGIDEPTAVQEKAIPIVLEGRDIIAQAQTGTGKTLAFILPILEKIDPSNGSTQALIVTPTRELALQITSEVKKLIEDMPDLNVLAVYGGQDVEKQLHKLQRQTQIVVATPGRLLDHLRRGTVQLDEVSFLVLDEADQMLHIGFLNEMELIISQTPASRQTMLFSATMPDDIRKLSKKHLKEPESIRIEKTFVPEKAIEQLAIFTTDRAKQNALISRIREDRPFLAIIFCRTIRRATKLYDALKSQRFSCEELHGDLTQAKREKVMKKFRNAEIQFLIATDVAARGLDVEGVTHVYNYDIPQDSESYVHRIGRTGRAGKDGLAVTFYAEKDEAALKAIEQELNIRLPKEESTATANTTADGEKSSSGDKPKNRSDRDRRAGGAESRRRTGGRTEGRGSREVRSTRSGERRNRSSEGRRADGEIRSYTHDERRENGRRSGDRRSLSDGRRSSGGRSAERNPRPNGIRSSGERSRDSQRSRSSDGTGGRRDRGPASNGSRGPGRGRR; translated from the coding sequence TTGAATTTTAAACATCTTGGGATTTCAGATCCTCTTATACATAAACTGGCCGCCCAGGGAATCGATGAACCGACAGCTGTCCAGGAAAAAGCGATTCCAATCGTATTGGAAGGCAGGGATATCATCGCCCAGGCACAGACAGGCACAGGAAAAACGCTGGCGTTCATTCTTCCCATCCTGGAAAAAATTGATCCTTCAAATGGAAGCACGCAGGCATTGATTGTCACGCCGACAAGAGAGCTCGCCCTGCAAATCACATCCGAAGTGAAAAAGCTGATCGAAGACATGCCTGACTTGAATGTGCTGGCCGTGTACGGGGGCCAGGATGTCGAGAAACAGCTGCACAAGCTGCAAAGACAGACACAGATTGTAGTGGCCACGCCTGGCCGCCTTCTTGATCATCTCAGGAGGGGGACTGTCCAGCTTGATGAGGTATCGTTCCTTGTTCTTGATGAAGCAGACCAGATGCTGCATATCGGTTTTCTAAATGAGATGGAACTGATTATCAGCCAGACACCTGCTTCAAGGCAGACGATGCTGTTTTCAGCCACCATGCCTGACGATATCAGGAAATTGTCCAAAAAGCATCTGAAGGAGCCGGAGAGCATACGCATTGAAAAAACATTTGTTCCCGAAAAAGCTATCGAGCAGCTGGCTATTTTTACGACAGACCGAGCCAAGCAGAATGCCCTTATCAGCAGGATCAGGGAAGACAGGCCATTCTTGGCGATCATATTCTGCCGGACGATCCGCAGGGCCACAAAATTATACGATGCCTTGAAGTCCCAGCGGTTCTCATGCGAAGAACTTCATGGGGATCTTACCCAGGCGAAACGTGAAAAAGTCATGAAGAAGTTTCGTAATGCTGAAATCCAGTTTCTGATCGCAACCGATGTAGCGGCCAGGGGCCTTGATGTGGAGGGCGTGACACATGTATACAATTATGACATCCCCCAGGACAGCGAAAGCTATGTCCACCGCATCGGCCGCACCGGGCGGGCAGGCAAAGACGGGCTTGCTGTCACTTTCTACGCAGAAAAAGATGAGGCGGCTTTAAAAGCGATCGAGCAGGAGCTGAATATAAGACTGCCTAAAGAAGAAAGCACTGCGACTGCCAATACAACAGCTGATGGGGAAAAAAGCAGCAGTGGAGATAAACCTAAAAATCGTTCTGACAGGGACCGCAGGGCTGGCGGCGCTGAATCACGGAGAAGGACTGGCGGCCGGACGGAAGGGCGGGGTAGCCGGGAAGTCCGCAGCACCCGATCAGGGGAGAGGCGCAACCGTTCGAGTGAAGGACGCAGAGCCGATGGCGAAATCCGCAGCTATACACATGACGAGCGGAGAGAGAATGGCCGCCGATCAGGGGACAGGCGCTCTCTTAGTGATGGCCGGAGATCGTCAGGTGGGCGATCTGCTGAAAGAAACCCAAGGCCTAATGGCATACGCTCAAGCGGGGAGCGGAGCCGTGACAGCCAGCGCTCCAGAAGTTCAGATGGAACAGGCGGTCGCAGAGACCGGGGTCCAGCTTCAAATGGAAGCCGGGGACCTGGCCGCGGCAGGAGGTAA
- a CDS encoding isochorismatase family protein: MEALLVIDVQNGIVTTGDFSDELQKMEKVIMEFKDRGRPVIFLKHLDGVEESPLYEKGEGAEIIGEFADYPDYVIDKRTPSAFFETNLAELLQKMDVEKLVITGFNTEFCCLFTSISAYDRGYKVTFIEDATGTVNKDETYEMPGLDIKDFIGTVLHWSDVIEVLDFEEYEEIYLKVTES; the protein is encoded by the coding sequence ATGGAAGCATTGCTGGTGATAGATGTGCAGAATGGTATTGTTACGACAGGGGATTTTTCAGATGAACTGCAAAAAATGGAAAAAGTTATAATGGAATTTAAAGACAGGGGCAGACCGGTCATATTCCTTAAACATCTGGATGGAGTTGAAGAAAGCCCGCTGTATGAAAAAGGTGAAGGAGCTGAAATCATCGGGGAATTTGCCGATTATCCAGATTATGTGATTGACAAAAGGACCCCGAGTGCCTTTTTTGAGACGAATCTGGCAGAGCTGCTGCAGAAAATGGATGTCGAAAAGCTGGTGATCACCGGATTCAATACAGAATTCTGCTGTCTCTTTACAAGCATCAGCGCTTATGACAGGGGATATAAAGTAACTTTCATTGAAGATGCCACAGGCACTGTAAATAAAGATGAGACATATGAAATGCCCGGCCTTGATATCAAGGATTTTATCGGGACGGTCCTTCATTGGTCTGACGTTATCGAGGTGCTGGATTTTGAGGAATATGAAGAGATTTATTTGAAAGTGACAGAATCTTAA
- a CDS encoding NUDIX hydrolase, with translation MGYIMDLRKVVGTRPLIAAGSSVLLLDGMDRLLLQLRKDNGCWGLPGGSLEPGESLESTALRELKEETGFHAEDLSFFKVYSGEQLYYKYPHGDEVYNVIAAYICTKYHGTAEPDPEEAVKVEFFPLEQLPENISPPDKIVISDLLKTKRAMHSSVL, from the coding sequence ATGGGGTATATAATGGATTTAAGAAAGGTGGTAGGGACACGGCCGCTTATTGCTGCGGGAAGCAGTGTCCTGCTATTGGATGGAATGGACAGGCTGCTGCTGCAGCTGCGAAAGGATAACGGCTGCTGGGGCCTTCCAGGCGGATCGCTTGAGCCGGGAGAATCACTAGAAAGCACAGCACTCAGGGAGCTGAAGGAAGAGACAGGCTTTCATGCAGAAGATCTTTCATTTTTCAAAGTATATTCCGGCGAGCAATTATATTATAAGTATCCTCATGGCGACGAAGTTTATAATGTCATTGCTGCTTATATTTGCACGAAATACCACGGAACGGCTGAACCAGATCCTGAGGAAGCAGTGAAGGTCGAGTTTTTCCCGTTGGAGCAGCTGCCTGAGAATATCAGTCCTCCGGATAAGATAGTCATCAGTGACCTATTGAAAACTAAGCGTGCTATGCATTCTTCTGTCCTATAG
- a CDS encoding nucleotidyltransferase domain-containing protein — protein sequence MFPECKKAAGWMDGFERPWFVAGGWAIDLFIGKQTRPHADLEIGIFREDQKALRDQLADWEFRKAVNGSLITWNGEYLNLPVHEIHAVDRVHNQQTEILLSEREEGRWIFRRNFGISCPAAEAILFTEDDIPYLNPQVVLLFKLKARPKDQADFHSARDFLSKEQRYWLKQGIRQMDIHHPWISYL from the coding sequence ATGTTCCCGGAGTGTAAAAAAGCAGCTGGATGGATGGACGGATTTGAGAGGCCTTGGTTTGTTGCGGGCGGCTGGGCGATTGATCTTTTTATAGGGAAACAGACCAGGCCGCATGCAGATCTGGAAATCGGCATATTCCGGGAAGACCAGAAAGCTTTGAGGGACCAACTCGCAGATTGGGAGTTTCGCAAGGCTGTCAATGGGTCTCTCATCACCTGGAATGGAGAATACCTCAATCTTCCGGTACATGAAATTCACGCAGTAGATAGAGTACATAATCAACAGACGGAAATTCTCCTGAGCGAGCGTGAAGAAGGAAGGTGGATCTTCCGCCGCAACTTTGGGATTTCCTGCCCAGCTGCCGAAGCCATCCTGTTCACAGAAGATGATATCCCCTATCTAAACCCGCAAGTTGTACTTCTCTTCAAGCTGAAAGCCCGTCCCAAAGATCAAGCAGATTTTCATAGTGCGAGGGATTTTCTCAGCAAAGAACAAAGGTATTGGCTGAAGCAAGGCATCCGGCAAATGGACATTCATCACCCCTGGATTTCTTATTTATAG
- a CDS encoding sigma-70 family RNA polymerase sigma factor, which produces MFSEKDIILAKKGNEESFVRLIESCELSLYRVARGLLSNDNDCADAIQETILKSFRSIRKLKQPKYFKTWITRILINECHNILRKKQTVVPVEDIEYYLSDRFLGDPAQSISEAIGELDEKHRAPVILYYYEDFSVKEIAELLEISTGTVKSRLNRARAKLSVYLSEERGIGNA; this is translated from the coding sequence GTGTTTTCAGAAAAAGACATTATTCTTGCCAAAAAAGGAAATGAGGAATCTTTCGTCAGACTGATCGAATCTTGCGAACTATCGCTTTACCGGGTGGCGCGAGGCCTGCTGTCCAATGATAATGATTGTGCAGATGCCATTCAGGAAACGATCCTGAAGAGCTTCCGCAGCATCCGCAAACTGAAGCAGCCCAAATATTTTAAAACCTGGATCACGCGCATCCTCATCAATGAGTGCCATAACATCCTGAGAAAAAAACAAACAGTCGTGCCTGTGGAGGATATTGAATATTATCTATCAGACCGGTTTCTCGGCGATCCGGCCCAAAGCATTAGCGAAGCAATCGGTGAGCTGGATGAAAAACACCGTGCACCAGTCATCCTTTACTATTATGAGGATTTCTCCGTCAAGGAAATTGCAGAGCTGCTGGAAATCAGCACAGGAACAGTAAAATCAAGGCTGAACCGGGCAAGGGCCAAATTGTCTGTCTATCTTTCTGAGGAGAGGGGGATCGGCAATGCATGA
- a CDS encoding C39 family peptidase has protein sequence MNKAWGIAIAATVGLSITLGGYHWMDAENEQPGKALAAELHSKAKNAPITKNEIIKEEVMLDVPLFNQMAAPRLYNGCEVTSLAMLMNYKGYKVTKNELADNIDTVPLRYSNGSYGSPNTGFVGDMANGPGLGVYSGPILKLAQSYAGDKAENLTGRDFEEILKKVSEGSPVWIITTASLTPAASFEKWDTPEGAVEVTFNMHSVVITGYDEDHIYVNDPYGTKDRKAEKEAFAEAWKMMGSHAVTIN, from the coding sequence ATGAACAAAGCTTGGGGAATCGCTATTGCCGCCACAGTGGGTCTTTCTATTACTCTGGGAGGCTACCATTGGATGGATGCAGAAAACGAGCAGCCGGGAAAGGCCCTGGCAGCAGAATTACATAGTAAAGCAAAGAATGCGCCGATAACGAAGAATGAAATTATAAAGGAGGAAGTGATGCTGGATGTCCCATTGTTCAACCAAATGGCCGCCCCCCGGCTTTATAACGGCTGTGAGGTGACAAGCCTAGCCATGCTTATGAATTATAAAGGATATAAGGTTACGAAAAATGAATTGGCGGACAATATAGATACCGTCCCGCTCCGCTATAGTAACGGCAGCTATGGCAGCCCAAACACAGGGTTTGTGGGTGACATGGCCAACGGGCCTGGACTTGGCGTCTACAGCGGACCCATTCTCAAGCTGGCTCAGTCTTATGCCGGCGATAAGGCGGAAAACCTGACAGGCCGGGACTTTGAAGAAATCCTTAAAAAGGTTAGTGAGGGCTCGCCCGTATGGATTATAACAACGGCCAGTTTAACGCCGGCTGCTTCCTTTGAAAAATGGGACACGCCCGAGGGAGCGGTAGAGGTGACATTCAACATGCACAGTGTCGTGATCACTGGCTATGATGAGGATCATATCTATGTTAATGATCCTTATGGAACGAAAGACAGAAAGGCTGAAAAAGAAGCTTTCGCCGAAGCATGGAAGATGATGGGCAGCCACGCTGTAACTATAAATTAA
- a CDS encoding anti-repressor SinI family protein, giving the protein MKKEEKTLSYEQDLYEWICLMAEARKLGMTAEEVREFFKSAKNLNLH; this is encoded by the coding sequence ATGAAGAAGGAAGAGAAAACGCTCTCTTATGAACAGGATTTGTATGAATGGATATGTTTGATGGCAGAAGCAAGAAAGCTTGGCATGACGGCTGAGGAAGTCAGGGAATTCTTCAAATCCGCCAAAAACCTCAACCTCCATTGA